The Erythrobacter insulae genome window below encodes:
- the hemC gene encoding hydroxymethylbilane synthase, giving the protein MSNNTQIGNEMVRPKMRLGTRNSPLAMAQAVETKARLCAAHGWSEDEVELVPVMASGDKVLDRPLSEIGGKALWTKELDAWLAEGLIDASVHSAKDVETIRPDVFHFAAFLPRADRRDALVGAANIAAIPQGATVGTSAPRRAAQLLNLRPDCKVVTFRGNVATRLGKLKAGEADVTFLAAAGLERLGQSDVGNPLPSEDWLPAAAQGVIALECRADDAEASANLAAIGDAQTAAELTAERALLAALGGTCHSPVAVLCQGDLDTLTMQAAVFSPDGSERVAGNVTFAANDHGAVAELARDLLSRASIAVTEHFTGGK; this is encoded by the coding sequence ATGAGTAACAATACACAAATAGGTAATGAGATGGTGCGGCCCAAAATGCGATTAGGCACGCGCAATTCGCCTTTGGCGATGGCGCAAGCGGTCGAAACCAAGGCGCGGCTTTGCGCAGCGCATGGCTGGAGTGAGGACGAGGTTGAGCTCGTTCCCGTCATGGCCAGCGGGGACAAGGTGCTGGACCGCCCGCTGTCAGAAATCGGCGGAAAGGCGCTGTGGACCAAAGAGCTCGACGCGTGGCTCGCCGAAGGGCTGATTGATGCCTCGGTCCATTCGGCCAAGGATGTTGAAACAATCCGGCCTGACGTGTTCCATTTTGCGGCATTTCTGCCGCGCGCTGATCGCCGCGATGCGCTGGTCGGTGCCGCGAATATTGCCGCCATCCCGCAAGGGGCTACTGTGGGCACCAGCGCACCGCGCCGCGCCGCGCAGCTTTTGAACCTGCGTCCTGATTGCAAAGTGGTGACGTTTCGCGGGAATGTCGCGACACGGCTCGGCAAATTGAAAGCGGGCGAGGCTGATGTGACTTTTCTGGCCGCAGCCGGACTTGAGCGGCTGGGCCAGTCCGATGTCGGCAATCCCTTGCCCAGCGAAGACTGGCTGCCCGCCGCTGCACAAGGTGTCATTGCGCTGGAATGCCGCGCTGATGATGCCGAAGCGAGCGCAAACCTCGCGGCTATCGGTGATGCGCAAACCGCAGCGGAATTGACCGCAGAGCGCGCTTTGCTCGCGGCGCTGGGCGGAACATGTCACAGCCCTGTTGCTGTTCTGTGCCAAGGCGATCTGGATACGCTGACCATGCAAGCAGCGGTTTTCAGCCCTGATGGTTCAGAACGGGTTGCAGGAAACGTGACCTTTGCCGCGAACGATCATGGCGCTGTCGCCGAGCTGGCGCGTGATTTGCTATCGCGCGCAAGCATTGCAGTGACAGAGCATTTCACCGGCGGCAAATGA
- a CDS encoding uroporphyrinogen-III synthase — translation MTHILAIRPEPGLTSTIISARALGLAVTGTPLFEVRPLDWEAPDPAQIDALLIGSANAIRHGGVNLAHFLDKPVHAVGKSTEKTARQAGFQIGSVGSGGLQNVLDALHAPLRLLRIAGADHVPLDPPKGVNIHKVIAYKSVALPLEPAVMDHDGNRSIVLLHSAAAAEHFANECNRLGFDKGRIELAVLGPRIASAAGKDWRAIHVSERPDDAALLAMVDRLCQ, via the coding sequence ATGACGCATATCCTTGCCATCCGGCCCGAGCCGGGGCTGACATCTACGATCATAAGCGCGCGTGCCTTGGGCCTGGCGGTCACAGGAACGCCGCTGTTCGAGGTCCGGCCATTGGATTGGGAAGCGCCCGATCCGGCGCAGATTGATGCGCTCCTGATTGGCAGCGCGAATGCCATACGGCACGGCGGCGTCAATCTGGCGCATTTCCTTGATAAGCCAGTCCATGCGGTTGGGAAATCTACGGAAAAAACGGCGCGCCAGGCCGGTTTCCAGATTGGCTCTGTGGGCAGCGGGGGCCTTCAAAATGTGCTCGATGCGCTCCATGCGCCGCTCCGGCTTTTGCGGATTGCCGGGGCCGATCACGTTCCTCTTGATCCGCCCAAGGGCGTTAATATCCACAAAGTGATTGCGTACAAAAGCGTAGCTTTGCCGCTTGAGCCTGCGGTTATGGATCATGACGGAAACCGTTCGATAGTCTTGCTTCATTCTGCTGCGGCAGCGGAGCATTTTGCGAACGAATGCAATCGCTTGGGTTTTGATAAGGGCCGAATCGAATTGGCGGTCCTGGGCCCGCGCATTGCTTCAGCCGCGGGCAAGGATTGGCGTGCTATCCACGTTTCAGAGCGGCCGGACGATGCGGCGCTTCTGGCCATGGTGGACCGCTTGTGCCAATAA
- a CDS encoding FAD-dependent monooxygenase, whose amino-acid sequence MSDSRDLLILGGGLVGMTLALAAARQGLSSHIIDRADPAELTAEGFDDRATAISTASWHLFTNIGIAEGLEQFACDIASIAVTDQNLPGRLDFTPEAHEGTLGRMFPNRRLRLAMFEAAAAEPLINWVSKAEVIERQRSEFGAAAIISREGGEPEKLMGRLMVGAEGRGSPTRDAAGITIAKWDYKHRAIIAGLTHSKPHGNVAWEIFYPAGPFALLPMNDDADGTHRSSLVWTVSEDDGKAVTKLGDRAFLAEVQKRMGDVLGEVTSVGARSSWPLGFHHTAKITGERLALIGDAAHGIHPIAGQGLNLGLRDAAALVEVLTDGARIGLDPGDAQLLTRYENWRGLDSFMVALATDGLTRLFGVPGKTASAARRLGMSAVQRTDLLKTFFMDEARGVSGDLPELLKA is encoded by the coding sequence ATGAGCGATTCACGCGATCTTCTAATCCTTGGCGGCGGACTTGTGGGGATGACTTTGGCCCTCGCAGCTGCGCGTCAGGGGCTTTCCAGCCACATCATTGACCGCGCCGACCCGGCGGAATTGACCGCCGAAGGGTTTGATGACCGCGCAACCGCAATCTCAACCGCCAGCTGGCACCTGTTCACCAATATCGGCATCGCAGAGGGCCTTGAACAATTCGCCTGCGACATCGCCAGCATCGCGGTAACCGATCAAAACCTGCCCGGACGGCTGGATTTCACGCCAGAGGCGCATGAAGGCACATTGGGCCGAATGTTCCCGAACCGCCGATTGCGCCTCGCCATGTTCGAAGCCGCCGCCGCAGAGCCATTGATAAACTGGGTATCCAAAGCCGAAGTGATCGAGCGCCAGCGCAGCGAATTTGGCGCAGCTGCGATCATCTCTCGCGAAGGCGGCGAGCCGGAAAAACTGATGGGCCGCCTGATGGTCGGTGCCGAGGGCCGCGGATCGCCAACCCGCGATGCGGCGGGCATCACGATCGCCAAATGGGATTACAAACACCGCGCAATTATCGCCGGCCTCACCCATTCAAAACCGCACGGCAATGTCGCGTGGGAAATATTCTATCCGGCCGGACCATTCGCGCTGCTGCCGATGAATGATGATGCCGATGGCACGCACCGCTCTTCGCTGGTGTGGACTGTATCCGAAGACGACGGAAAAGCCGTCACCAAGCTGGGGGACCGTGCGTTTCTGGCCGAAGTGCAAAAGCGGATGGGTGATGTGCTGGGCGAAGTGACCAGTGTTGGCGCGCGTTCGTCTTGGCCGCTTGGTTTCCACCACACTGCCAAGATCACCGGAGAACGGCTCGCGCTGATCGGTGATGCGGCGCACGGTATTCACCCGATTGCAGGACAAGGCCTCAATCTGGGTCTGCGCGATGCGGCGGCTTTGGTTGAAGTGTTGACAGACGGGGCGCGGATCGGACTTGATCCCGGCGATGCGCAATTGCTGACCCGGTATGAAAATTGGCGCGGGCTCGACAGCTTTATGGTTGCGCTGGCAACCGACGGGCTCACGCGTTTGTTTGGTGTACCGGGCAAGACCGCATCAGCGGCGCGTAGATTGGGCATGAGCGCGGTGCAGCGCACCGATCTGCTCAAGACTTTCTTTATGGACGAAGCGCGCGGCGTATCGGGCGATCTTCCTGAATTGTTAAAGGCTTAA
- a CDS encoding protein-disulfide reductase DsbD family protein gives MIHTATRQIVAWLIACAAMVAAFAPVSAQDLPVEARYGDGNIAVELFADGVPTAGEKWMLALKFTPSAREWHGYWSNPGDAGQGMMLRLDLPAGWEMGEALYPVPETLLISGLMNHIYEGEYAVLVPISVPANAQIGGIPDIAGHVEYLACTDRICVPQDAVLVAGQGGDFARWQAETAPLLDARGTFEIVGKTVRIAIPLPGAVNLPAPHVFIGNERLVDYAAVQTFMREGDMLVAEIPLDEYGTGEAEALSGILAFGDGAGVRFEAGGGNVPRLSTMIAGPIGADTPPLWTLILGALVGGLILNIMPCVFPILSLKALSLARAGESEAKARSEGIAYTAGVVLACVGLGALMLALRAAGEQVGWAFQLQSPAVVIVLLVLATMITVNFAGLFELPSLSFTQAGKPGGAFATGLLAAFAATPCTGPFMAAALGAALLLPTVQALLLFAMLGLGLALPFLLIGFVPALRNRLPKPGAWMQTFRKAMAIPMGLTALALIWLTVQLGGRGFAMFALVMLFGIVLALAVVGRLQAAGKMAWPAFGLIAAPFVIFGAFALPYSYAAPSAQPSESIHEPIAFSREALAKARASGQPVFLWFTADWCVTCKVNESIAIERESVRDAFKDAGVITMVGDWTVRDEEITMFLTDQGAAGVPLYLWYEAGAEAEQLPQVLTPDLLADLLAEKADR, from the coding sequence ATGATCCACACTGCGACCCGTCAAATCGTTGCATGGCTGATTGCGTGCGCTGCAATGGTGGCGGCGTTTGCGCCCGTTTCGGCTCAGGATCTTCCGGTCGAAGCTCGCTATGGCGATGGGAATATCGCGGTCGAGCTGTTTGCGGACGGGGTGCCAACCGCAGGCGAAAAATGGATGCTGGCGCTGAAATTTACGCCCAGCGCACGTGAATGGCACGGATATTGGTCCAATCCGGGTGATGCAGGTCAGGGTATGATGCTGCGTCTGGATTTGCCCGCGGGCTGGGAAATGGGCGAAGCGCTCTATCCAGTGCCCGAGACGCTGTTGATCAGCGGATTGATGAACCATATTTACGAAGGCGAATATGCGGTGTTGGTGCCGATCTCGGTTCCCGCCAATGCGCAAATCGGCGGAATTCCCGATATCGCCGGTCATGTCGAATATCTCGCTTGTACAGACCGTATTTGCGTGCCGCAGGATGCGGTCCTTGTGGCGGGGCAAGGCGGCGATTTTGCGCGCTGGCAGGCAGAGACCGCGCCGTTGCTGGATGCGCGGGGCACATTCGAAATCGTTGGCAAAACGGTGCGAATTGCGATTCCGCTTCCCGGCGCTGTGAACCTTCCCGCCCCGCACGTTTTTATCGGGAATGAGCGTCTGGTCGATTATGCGGCCGTGCAGACATTTATGCGAGAAGGCGACATGTTGGTCGCAGAAATTCCGCTTGATGAATATGGCACGGGCGAAGCAGAGGCGCTGTCCGGCATTCTCGCATTCGGAGACGGAGCAGGCGTGCGATTCGAAGCGGGCGGAGGCAATGTCCCCCGGCTTTCTACGATGATCGCGGGCCCGATAGGAGCCGATACGCCGCCGCTCTGGACGCTGATCCTCGGCGCGCTTGTCGGCGGATTGATCCTCAACATCATGCCGTGCGTATTCCCGATCCTGTCATTAAAAGCCCTGTCGCTGGCGCGCGCTGGCGAGAGCGAGGCGAAAGCCCGTTCCGAAGGCATTGCTTACACAGCAGGCGTGGTGCTGGCCTGTGTCGGGCTCGGCGCGCTGATGCTGGCCCTGCGCGCGGCGGGCGAACAGGTGGGCTGGGCGTTTCAATTGCAAAGCCCCGCTGTCGTCATCGTTTTGCTGGTGTTGGCCACGATGATTACGGTCAATTTTGCAGGGCTTTTTGAACTGCCTTCGCTGTCCTTTACGCAAGCCGGAAAACCGGGCGGAGCGTTTGCCACGGGTCTGCTTGCGGCCTTTGCAGCGACGCCGTGCACCGGCCCGTTTATGGCGGCGGCACTGGGCGCGGCTTTGCTGCTGCCGACGGTGCAGGCTTTGTTGCTGTTCGCGATGCTGGGTCTTGGCCTTGCGCTACCATTCTTGCTGATCGGCTTTGTCCCGGCCCTGCGCAATCGCTTGCCAAAGCCGGGCGCTTGGATGCAGACATTCCGCAAAGCGATGGCGATCCCGATGGGGCTGACGGCGCTCGCTCTGATCTGGCTGACGGTGCAATTGGGCGGGCGCGGTTTTGCGATGTTTGCGCTGGTTATGCTGTTCGGCATCGTGCTGGCGCTTGCGGTGGTGGGACGTTTGCAAGCCGCAGGAAAAATGGCTTGGCCCGCCTTTGGCCTGATCGCCGCACCCTTTGTCATTTTCGGCGCGTTCGCTTTGCCATACAGCTACGCTGCGCCAAGCGCGCAGCCTTCTGAATCGATTCATGAACCCATCGCCTTCAGCCGCGAGGCGCTGGCCAAGGCGCGCGCTTCGGGTCAGCCTGTGTTCTTGTGGTTCACCGCTGATTGGTGCGTCACTTGCAAAGTCAATGAAAGCATCGCCATTGAACGCGAGAGTGTGCGCGATGCATTTAAGGACGCAGGCGTGATCACCATGGTTGGCGACTGGACAGTGCGCGATGAGGAAATCACGATGTTCCTGACCGATCAGGGCGCGGCCGGTGTGCCGCTTTATCTATGGTACGAAGCCGGTGCAGAAGCCGAGCAATTGCCGCAGGTCCTCACGCCCGATCTCTTGGCCGATCTCTTGGCCGAAAAAGCGGATCGTTAA
- the uvrB gene encoding excinuclease ABC subunit UvrB produces the protein MAELIIRRGLEEPDTSEDFTPHRPERPEKSMPGKRFELVSEYTPAGDQPTAIAELVAGTKADEKTQTLLGVTGSGKTFTMAKVIEELQRPALILAPNKILAAQLYGEFKSFFPNNAVEYFVSYYDYYQPEAYVPRSDTYIEKESSVNEAIDRMRHSATRALLERDDVIIVASVSCLYGIGSVETYSAMIFDIKKDDTVDQRELIRKLVALQYKRNDAAFQRGTFRVRGDNLEIFPSHYEDTAWRISFFGDDIEEISEFDPLTGTKGRSLDTVRVYANSHYVTPGPTMKQAAEAIKFELAERLKELEAEGKLLEHQRLEQRTHFDLEMIAATGSCAGIENYSRFLTGRLPGEPPPTLFEYLPENALLFVDESHQTVPQIGAMSKGDHRRKITLAEYGFRLPSCIDNRPLRFNEWDAMRPQTFAVSATPGNWEMEQTGGVFAEQVIRPTGLIDPPVEIRPVEDQVQDCIQECLATAKKGYRTLVTTLTKRMAEDLTEFMHEAGVRVRYMHSDVETLERIELIRDLRMGVYDVLIGINLLREGLDIPECGLVAILDADKEGFLRSETSLVQTIGRAARNVDGKVILYADRITGSMERAMAETDRRREKQEAYNKEHGITPTTIKRNIADIVGDTASKDGVTVDLEDDGVNNLVGHNLRSYIEDLEKRMRDAAADLEFEEAGRLRDEIRRLENDELGLPDAEKKAPKVGRSDAGRPGTRKTRYGKKRTKFMGGKP, from the coding sequence ATGGCGGAATTGATTATCAGACGCGGGCTGGAAGAACCGGATACCAGCGAAGACTTTACCCCGCACCGGCCTGAACGCCCTGAAAAGAGTATGCCGGGCAAACGGTTTGAGCTGGTCTCCGAATACACACCTGCCGGGGATCAGCCGACTGCAATTGCAGAACTGGTCGCCGGGACAAAGGCCGACGAAAAAACGCAAACGCTGCTTGGTGTGACAGGATCGGGCAAGACTTTCACCATGGCCAAGGTGATCGAGGAATTGCAGCGCCCCGCTTTGATCCTTGCCCCGAACAAGATTCTCGCAGCGCAGCTTTATGGGGAGTTCAAGAGCTTCTTCCCCAACAATGCTGTCGAATATTTCGTATCATATTACGATTATTACCAACCCGAAGCCTACGTCCCGCGTTCCGACACGTACATCGAAAAAGAATCGAGCGTGAACGAAGCGATCGACCGGATGCGTCATTCGGCCACGCGCGCGCTGCTTGAACGCGATGATGTGATCATCGTCGCTTCGGTCTCATGCCTCTACGGTATCGGATCGGTCGAGACATACTCGGCGATGATTTTCGACATCAAGAAAGACGATACCGTCGATCAACGCGAGCTCATCCGCAAACTTGTCGCCTTGCAATACAAGCGTAACGATGCCGCCTTTCAACGCGGCACTTTCCGCGTGCGGGGGGACAATCTGGAAATCTTCCCAAGCCATTATGAAGACACCGCCTGGCGCATCAGCTTTTTCGGGGACGACATTGAGGAAATCAGCGAATTTGATCCGCTTACCGGCACCAAAGGGAGATCGCTGGACACGGTACGGGTGTATGCCAACAGCCACTATGTAACCCCCGGCCCGACCATGAAACAGGCGGCAGAGGCGATCAAATTCGAGCTTGCAGAGCGGCTGAAAGAGCTGGAAGCCGAAGGCAAGCTGTTGGAACATCAACGCCTTGAACAGCGCACCCATTTCGATCTCGAGATGATTGCCGCAACCGGAAGCTGCGCGGGGATCGAGAATTACTCCCGTTTTCTGACAGGTCGCCTGCCGGGCGAGCCACCGCCCACCTTGTTTGAATACCTGCCCGAAAACGCGCTGTTGTTCGTGGATGAAAGCCACCAGACCGTGCCGCAGATCGGCGCAATGTCAAAGGGCGATCACCGCCGCAAAATCACGCTTGCCGAATACGGTTTTCGCCTGCCATCCTGTATCGACAACCGCCCCTTGCGTTTCAACGAATGGGACGCGATGCGCCCGCAAACATTCGCAGTCAGCGCAACCCCCGGCAATTGGGAAATGGAGCAGACCGGCGGCGTTTTTGCCGAACAGGTCATTCGCCCCACCGGCCTGATCGATCCGCCGGTAGAAATCCGTCCAGTCGAAGATCAGGTGCAAGATTGCATTCAGGAATGCCTGGCGACCGCAAAGAAAGGGTACCGGACACTAGTCACCACGCTGACCAAGCGGATGGCCGAAGACCTGACCGAGTTCATGCACGAAGCGGGCGTGCGCGTCCGTTATATGCATTCGGACGTCGAAACGCTGGAGCGTATCGAGTTGATCCGCGATCTGCGGATGGGTGTGTATGACGTGCTCATCGGGATTAACTTGCTGCGCGAGGGGCTCGACATTCCGGAATGCGGGCTGGTCGCGATCCTTGATGCGGACAAGGAGGGTTTCCTGCGGTCCGAAACATCGCTCGTCCAGACCATTGGCCGCGCCGCGCGCAACGTCGATGGCAAGGTCATCCTGTATGCCGACCGCATCACCGGCAGCATGGAACGCGCGATGGCCGAAACCGACCGCCGCCGCGAGAAGCAGGAAGCATACAATAAAGAACACGGCATCACGCCGACCACAATCAAGCGTAACATCGCCGATATTGTCGGTGACACAGCCAGCAAGGACGGCGTCACGGTCGATCTGGAAGATGACGGGGTGAACAACCTCGTCGGGCACAATCTGCGCAGCTATATCGAAGACCTCGAGAAACGCATGCGAGACGCCGCAGCCGACCTCGAATTCGAAGAAGCAGGACGCCTGCGCGATGAAATCCGCCGGCTTGAAAATGACGAGCTGGGCCTGCCCGATGCCGAGAAAAAGGCGCCAAAAGTCGGCCGCTCGGACGCCGGACGTCCCGGCACGCGTAAAACGCGATACGGCAAGAAACGCACGAAATTTATGGGCGGCAAACCGTGA
- a CDS encoding DUF3617 domain-containing protein: protein MRIQMVLSAASALALAACGGSGAVDDPNDPAQLEAAFEELAKPEPGQYTTTSELIEFAMPGVPDKDAQMMRGLMEMGATQEQSMCITKDMIDDGYQDYVKQLQGFSDDCEYESFDASGGRLDAVMNCKDPSGGTGTISFNGTIGETQQDMTVKMDMNDATSGQGMQMTLKSTTTRVGDCPG from the coding sequence ATGCGTATTCAGATGGTTTTATCGGCGGCATCTGCGTTGGCTTTGGCGGCGTGCGGGGGCAGCGGGGCGGTGGATGACCCAAACGATCCCGCGCAGCTTGAAGCGGCCTTTGAAGAATTGGCGAAACCTGAGCCCGGTCAATACACAACGACATCCGAATTGATCGAATTCGCCATGCCCGGAGTACCGGACAAAGACGCCCAAATGATGCGCGGCCTGATGGAAATGGGCGCGACCCAGGAACAAAGCATGTGCATCACCAAGGATATGATCGATGACGGATATCAGGATTACGTTAAGCAACTTCAGGGGTTTAGCGATGATTGCGAATACGAATCCTTCGATGCATCCGGCGGACGTCTGGATGCGGTGATGAATTGCAAAGACCCCTCCGGCGGGACGGGGACAATCTCTTTCAACGGAACGATCGGCGAAACCCAGCAGGATATGACGGTGAAAATGGATATGAACGATGCGACATCTGGTCAGGGCATGCAGATGACTTTGAAAAGCACGACGACGCGCGTCGGCGATTGTCCGG